The following are encoded in a window of Streptomyces sp. Go-475 genomic DNA:
- a CDS encoding ABC transporter ATP-binding protein → MPTAPVIEVTELRKSYAGRPAVDGVSFAVEEGEIFGIPGPNGAGKTTTVECVEGLRVPDSGRVRVTGLDPVAEHQATRRVLGAQLQESELQAKLTVREALELYSAFYPNPLDRRPLAERLGPTAKLTTRFAKLSGGQKQRLFIALALVGNPRAVVLDELTTGLDPRARRDTWELIEDIRANGVTVLLVTHFMEEAQRLCDRIAVIDEGRVAALDTPACLIRRSAGATVISFTPSAPLDDRDLNALPALASVEYRDGRVTLSGTDETVNAVITLLARARVTAHQLRVTDATLDGAFLDLTKEAAAWCQARAPAR, encoded by the coding sequence ATGCCGACCGCACCCGTCATCGAAGTCACCGAGCTGCGCAAGAGCTACGCCGGACGTCCCGCCGTGGACGGTGTCTCCTTCGCCGTGGAGGAGGGGGAGATCTTCGGGATCCCCGGCCCGAACGGCGCCGGGAAGACCACCACCGTGGAATGCGTCGAAGGGCTGCGCGTACCCGACTCCGGCCGCGTCCGCGTCACCGGCCTCGACCCCGTCGCCGAGCACCAGGCCACCCGCCGCGTGCTCGGCGCGCAGCTCCAGGAGAGCGAGTTGCAGGCCAAGCTCACCGTCCGCGAGGCTCTGGAGCTGTACAGCGCCTTCTACCCGAACCCGCTCGACCGGCGCCCGCTCGCCGAACGCCTGGGCCCCACCGCCAAGTTGACGACCCGGTTCGCCAAGCTCTCCGGCGGCCAGAAGCAGCGGCTGTTCATCGCGCTCGCGCTGGTGGGCAACCCCCGGGCCGTCGTCCTGGACGAGCTGACGACCGGCCTCGACCCGCGCGCCCGCCGGGACACCTGGGAGCTGATCGAGGACATCCGCGCGAACGGCGTGACCGTCCTGCTCGTCACCCACTTCATGGAGGAGGCACAGCGGCTGTGCGACCGGATCGCCGTGATCGACGAGGGCCGGGTGGCCGCCCTGGACACCCCGGCCTGCCTGATCCGCCGCTCGGCGGGTGCCACCGTCATCAGCTTCACGCCGTCCGCCCCGCTGGACGACCGTGACCTGAACGCGCTGCCCGCGCTCGCGTCGGTCGAGTACCGGGACGGCCGCGTCACCCTGTCCGGCACCGACGAGACCGTCAACGCCGTCATCACCCTCCTCGCCCGCGCCCGCGTCACGGCCCACCAGCTCCGGGTCACCGACGCCACGCTGGACGGCGCGTTCCTCGACCTCACGAAGGAAGCAGCGGCATGGTGCCAAGCCCGAGCCCCGGCGCGCTGA
- the glgX gene encoding glycogen debranching protein GlgX, with protein sequence MSSAAEQEAVAGPQATGNGRQAAATNGTRRASPPPTVPARPGAPTPLGARFRVGPDGVAGTNFALWAGGAEGVELCLFDEAGKESRVRLAELTHEIWHGFVPGVLPGQRYGYRVHGRWDPWTGARWNPAKLLLDPYARAVDGDFTLPPEVYGHVRDWPQQHVADTVRDDRDSAPYVPKGVVVHDDDDWADDRRPKTPWADSVIYELHVKGFTQRHPGIPEELRGTYAGLAHPAAIEHLVKLGVTAVELLPVHQFAHEDHLLRRGLRNYWGYNSIGYFAPHAAYAASGTTGQQVGEFKRMVRALHAAGIEVILDVVYNHTAEAGELGPTLSLKGIDNRGYYRLQDDPRRYADYTGCGNTLHVVQPQVLRLITDSLRYWVTEMGVDGFRFDLAAALARSMHDVDMLSPFLAVIAQDPVLRRVKLIAEPWDVGSGGYQVGAFPPLWTEWNDRYRNAVRDFWRHALPDVREMGYRLSGSSDLYAWGGRRPYASVNFITAHDGFTLRDLVSYERKHNEANGEGNRDGTDDNRAWNCGAEGETDDEGVRALRRRQLRNLLTTLLLSTGVPMLVAGDELGRTQGGNNNAYCQDNEISWLDWDLLEDPGWRALFELTSRLIALRHRHPVLRRRAFFSGRAQTADGLRDLAWFTSRGTEMTEQDWYAPAATLAMYLSGRDIPGRDERGDQILDDSFLAVLHAGEEPVDFVLPGPPWAERYEVVVDTGLEEQGEAPGVEHRAGTEITVPARAVLLLRVAG encoded by the coding sequence GTGTCCAGCGCAGCCGAGCAGGAGGCGGTGGCCGGTCCTCAGGCCACCGGGAACGGGCGCCAGGCCGCCGCCACGAACGGCACGCGGCGGGCCTCGCCGCCGCCCACGGTGCCCGCCCGGCCGGGCGCGCCGACCCCGCTGGGCGCCCGGTTCCGGGTCGGTCCGGACGGGGTGGCCGGGACCAATTTCGCGTTGTGGGCGGGCGGGGCCGAGGGCGTCGAGCTGTGCCTCTTCGACGAGGCGGGCAAGGAGTCACGGGTCCGGCTCGCCGAGCTGACCCACGAGATCTGGCACGGCTTCGTCCCGGGCGTGCTGCCCGGGCAGCGCTACGGCTACCGGGTGCACGGCCGCTGGGACCCCTGGACGGGCGCCCGCTGGAACCCGGCGAAGCTGCTCCTCGACCCGTACGCGCGTGCCGTGGACGGCGACTTCACGCTGCCGCCGGAGGTGTACGGGCACGTCCGCGACTGGCCGCAGCAGCACGTCGCCGACACCGTGCGCGACGACCGGGACTCGGCGCCGTACGTCCCGAAGGGCGTCGTCGTCCACGATGACGACGACTGGGCCGACGACCGCCGGCCGAAGACGCCCTGGGCGGACTCGGTCATCTACGAGCTGCACGTCAAGGGCTTCACCCAGCGGCACCCGGGCATCCCCGAGGAGCTGCGCGGCACGTACGCCGGTCTCGCGCACCCGGCGGCCATAGAGCACCTGGTGAAGCTGGGCGTGACGGCGGTGGAGCTGCTGCCGGTGCACCAGTTCGCGCACGAGGACCACCTGCTGCGCAGAGGCCTGCGGAACTACTGGGGCTACAACTCCATCGGCTACTTCGCCCCGCACGCGGCCTACGCGGCCTCCGGCACGACCGGGCAGCAGGTCGGCGAGTTCAAGCGGATGGTGCGCGCCCTGCACGCGGCGGGGATCGAGGTCATCCTCGACGTGGTCTACAACCACACCGCCGAGGCGGGCGAGCTGGGCCCGACGCTGTCCCTGAAGGGCATCGACAACCGCGGCTACTACCGCCTCCAGGACGACCCCCGCCGGTACGCCGACTACACCGGCTGCGGCAACACCCTGCACGTGGTCCAGCCGCAGGTGCTGCGCCTGATCACCGACTCGCTGCGCTACTGGGTGACGGAGATGGGCGTGGACGGCTTCCGCTTCGACCTGGCGGCGGCGCTGGCCCGCTCGATGCACGACGTCGACATGCTCTCCCCGTTCCTGGCGGTGATCGCCCAGGACCCGGTGCTGCGGCGGGTGAAGCTGATCGCCGAGCCGTGGGACGTGGGGTCGGGCGGCTACCAGGTGGGGGCGTTCCCGCCGCTGTGGACGGAGTGGAACGACCGGTACCGCAACGCCGTCCGGGACTTCTGGCGGCACGCGCTGCCGGACGTCCGCGAGATGGGCTACCGCCTGTCGGGCTCCAGCGACCTGTACGCCTGGGGCGGCCGCAGGCCCTACGCCTCGGTCAACTTCATCACCGCGCACGACGGCTTCACCCTGCGCGACCTGGTGTCGTACGAGCGCAAGCACAACGAGGCCAACGGCGAGGGCAACCGCGACGGCACGGACGACAACCGCGCCTGGAACTGCGGGGCCGAGGGCGAGACGGACGACGAGGGCGTGCGCGCCCTGCGGCGCCGGCAGCTGCGGAACCTGCTGACCACGCTGCTGCTGTCCACGGGGGTGCCCATGCTGGTCGCCGGTGACGAACTGGGCCGCACGCAGGGCGGCAACAACAACGCCTACTGCCAGGACAACGAGATCAGCTGGCTGGACTGGGACCTGCTGGAGGACCCCGGCTGGCGGGCCCTGTTCGAGCTGACCTCCCGGCTGATCGCGCTGCGCCACCGGCATCCGGTGCTCCGCCGCCGGGCCTTCTTCTCCGGCCGGGCCCAGACCGCGGACGGCCTGCGCGACCTGGCCTGGTTCACGTCCCGGGGCACGGAGATGACCGAGCAGGACTGGTACGCGCCCGCCGCCACGCTGGCCATGTACCTGTCCGGCCGGGACATCCCGGGCCGGGACGAGCGCGGCGACCAGATACTCGACGACAGCTTCCTGGCCGTGCTGCACGCGGGCGAGGAGCCGGTGGACTTCGTGCTGCCGGGGCCGCCGTGGGCGGAGCGCTACGAGGTCGTCGTCGACACCGGCCTGGAGGAACAGGGGGAGGCGCCGGGGGTGGAGCACCGGGCGGGGACGGAGATCACGGTGCCCGCGCGGGCGGTGCTGCTGCTGCGGGTGGCGGGCTGA
- a CDS encoding Ig-like domain-containing protein translates to MRHVQGRARRARAALAAVVTWAGLLAGATGCTSDDAGGIAGAFGAPPAPEDVIKVSPGDGSKGVRPGRKLRVRVPDGRLESVKVVRSQDAQESPVPGRISADGLTWEPVEERLALAAEYTVDAVAVGGDGRRSARHTTFTTYVPEERFIGYVAPEDRATVGTGMIVSLEFNREIRHRAAVERAVRVTARPAVEIRPHWFGRTRLDFRPEHYWKPGTQVTVSLRLRDVEGAPGVYGLQHKTFSFTVGRSQVSVVDAARHSMEVRRDGEPLATVPITAGAPKTTTYNGKMVVTEMLEVTRMNGATVGFKKRDGKGEYDIPDVPHAMRLTDSGTFLHGNYWAPATVFGRTNVSHGCVGLRDVKGGGSDTPAGWFFDRSLIGDVVEVVNSNDKKVAPDNGLGGWNMGWNAWKAGSAVK, encoded by the coding sequence GTGAGGCACGTACAAGGGCGCGCGCGGCGCGCGAGGGCCGCGCTGGCCGCCGTAGTGACATGGGCAGGGCTCCTCGCCGGGGCCACGGGCTGTACCTCGGACGACGCGGGCGGGATCGCCGGGGCGTTCGGCGCGCCCCCGGCGCCCGAGGACGTCATCAAGGTCTCGCCCGGCGACGGCAGCAAGGGCGTGCGCCCCGGGAGGAAGCTGCGGGTGCGCGTGCCCGACGGCCGGCTGGAGTCGGTGAAGGTCGTCAGGTCACAGGACGCCCAGGAGTCCCCCGTGCCCGGGCGGATCTCCGCCGACGGCCTGACCTGGGAGCCCGTGGAGGAGCGGCTGGCGCTGGCCGCCGAGTACACGGTCGACGCGGTCGCCGTGGGCGGCGACGGACGCCGCTCGGCCCGCCACACCACCTTCACGACGTACGTCCCCGAGGAGCGCTTCATCGGCTACGTCGCCCCGGAGGACCGCGCCACGGTCGGCACCGGCATGATCGTCTCTCTGGAGTTCAACCGGGAGATCAGGCACCGCGCCGCCGTCGAACGCGCGGTGCGGGTCACCGCCCGCCCGGCCGTCGAGATCCGCCCGCACTGGTTCGGCCGGACCCGCCTCGACTTCCGACCCGAGCACTACTGGAAGCCCGGAACCCAGGTCACCGTCTCCCTGCGCCTGCGGGACGTCGAGGGGGCGCCCGGGGTCTACGGCCTGCAGCACAAGACGTTCTCCTTCACCGTCGGCCGTAGCCAGGTCTCCGTCGTCGACGCCGCCCGGCACTCCATGGAGGTGCGCCGCGACGGCGAGCCCCTCGCCACCGTGCCGATCACCGCCGGCGCCCCGAAGACCACCACCTACAACGGCAAGATGGTGGTGACCGAGATGCTCGAGGTCACCCGGATGAACGGCGCCACGGTCGGCTTCAAGAAGCGCGACGGCAAGGGCGAGTACGACATCCCGGACGTCCCGCACGCCATGCGCCTGACCGACTCCGGCACCTTCCTGCACGGCAACTACTGGGCGCCCGCCACCGTCTTCGGCCGCACCAACGTCAGCCACGGCTGCGTCGGACTGCGCGATGTGAAGGGCGGCGGCTCCGACACCCCGGCCGGCTGGTTCTTCGACCGCAGCCTCATCGGGGACGTCGTCGAGGTCGTCAACAGCAATGACAAAAAGGTCGCTCCCGACAACGGGCTCGGAGGCTGGAATATGGGCTGGAATGCATGGAAGGCGGGCAGTGCGGTGAAGTAG
- a CDS encoding Ig-like domain-containing protein, which translates to MNGRPISGASVGGGKGLLALILGVLLFAVTACGGGGTGSGSGAGEGKGKDADTAQSKQSEAVVSITPKDGAKSVDTSGALKVTAAKGKLTEVEVKDGEGRKVDGEISGDGASWTPSTHLSAATKYTVHAVAKDAEGRTAAEDAGFTTLTPKNTFIGTFTPEDGSKVGVGMPFSIRFSRGITSPEAVEKAIRIRTEPAVDVEGHWFGNDRLDFRPEKYWKPGTKVTVDLNLDGVEGRPGVYGEQDKTIDFTIGRNQVSVVDAKKLTMKVMRDGKLFKTIPVTTGKPGMETWNGQMVISEMLTVTRMNGETVGYGGEYDIKDVPHAIRLTTSGTFLHGNYWASGAFGNYNASHGCIGLRDVRGGWDKNAPAAWFFNHSMIGDVVVVKNSEDRIVDPDNGLNGWNMSWEKWKK; encoded by the coding sequence GTGAACGGGCGACCGATATCGGGGGCGTCGGTTGGGGGCGGGAAGGGACTGCTCGCGCTGATCCTGGGCGTGCTTCTGTTCGCCGTCACGGCGTGCGGCGGCGGGGGGACCGGTTCCGGTTCCGGCGCGGGCGAGGGCAAGGGCAAGGACGCGGACACCGCGCAGAGCAAGCAGTCCGAGGCCGTCGTCAGCATCACCCCCAAGGACGGCGCCAAGTCCGTCGACACCAGCGGCGCGCTGAAGGTCACCGCCGCCAAGGGCAAGCTGACCGAGGTCGAGGTCAAGGACGGCGAGGGCAGGAAGGTCGACGGCGAGATATCCGGCGACGGCGCCAGCTGGACGCCGTCCACCCACCTGTCCGCCGCCACGAAGTACACGGTGCACGCGGTCGCCAAGGACGCCGAGGGCCGCACGGCCGCGGAGGACGCCGGCTTCACGACGCTGACGCCGAAGAACACCTTCATCGGCACCTTCACCCCCGAGGACGGCTCCAAGGTCGGCGTCGGCATGCCGTTCTCGATCCGCTTCTCCCGGGGCATCACCAGCCCGGAGGCCGTCGAGAAGGCCATCCGCATCAGGACCGAGCCGGCCGTCGACGTCGAGGGCCACTGGTTCGGCAACGACCGCCTGGACTTCCGCCCCGAGAAGTACTGGAAGCCCGGCACCAAGGTGACCGTCGACCTGAACCTCGACGGCGTCGAGGGCCGCCCCGGGGTCTACGGCGAGCAGGACAAGACCATCGACTTCACCATCGGCCGCAACCAGGTCTCCGTCGTCGACGCCAAGAAGCTGACGATGAAGGTCATGCGGGACGGCAAGCTCTTCAAGACCATCCCGGTCACCACCGGCAAGCCCGGCATGGAGACCTGGAACGGCCAGATGGTCATCAGCGAGATGCTCACAGTGACCCGGATGAACGGCGAGACCGTCGGCTACGGCGGCGAGTACGACATCAAGGACGTCCCGCACGCCATCCGGCTGACGACCTCCGGCACGTTCCTGCACGGCAACTACTGGGCGAGCGGCGCCTTCGGCAACTACAACGCCAGCCACGGCTGCATCGGCCTGCGCGATGTGCGCGGCGGCTGGGACAAGAACGCGCCGGCCGCGTGGTTCTTCAACCACTCGATGATCGGTGACGTGGTGGTCGTCAAGAACTCCGAGGACCGGATCGTCGACCCGGACAACGGGCTCAACGGCTGGAACATGTCGTGGGAGAAGTGGAAGAAGTAG
- a CDS encoding enoyl-CoA hydratase-related protein, translating into MTVSLEVAEGVGTLRLDRPPMNALDIATQDRLKELADEAARRADVRAVVVYGGEKVFAAGADIKEMQAMDHTAMVLRARALQDSFTAVARIPKPVVAAVTGYALGGGCELALCADYRIAAENAKLGQPEILLGLIPGAGGTQRLARLVGPAKAKDLIFTGRMVKADEAERIGLVDRVVPADEVYAQAHAWAAKLAQGPALALRAAKEAVDTGLETDIDTGLAIERNWFAGLFATEDRERGMRSFVEEGPGKAKFL; encoded by the coding sequence ATGACCGTCTCTCTCGAAGTCGCCGAAGGCGTCGGCACGCTCCGTCTCGACCGCCCGCCCATGAACGCGCTGGACATCGCCACGCAGGACCGGCTGAAGGAACTCGCCGACGAGGCCGCGCGCCGCGCGGACGTGCGGGCCGTGGTGGTCTACGGCGGGGAGAAGGTGTTCGCGGCCGGCGCGGACATCAAGGAGATGCAGGCGATGGACCACACCGCGATGGTCCTGCGCGCCCGCGCCCTCCAGGACTCCTTCACGGCGGTGGCCCGGATCCCCAAGCCGGTCGTCGCGGCCGTGACGGGCTACGCGCTGGGCGGCGGCTGCGAGCTGGCGCTGTGCGCGGACTACCGCATCGCCGCCGAGAACGCCAAGCTCGGCCAGCCGGAGATCCTGCTCGGCCTGATCCCCGGCGCGGGCGGCACCCAGCGCCTGGCCCGCCTGGTCGGCCCCGCCAAGGCCAAGGACCTGATCTTCACCGGCCGCATGGTCAAGGCCGACGAGGCCGAGAGGATCGGTCTGGTCGACCGGGTCGTGCCCGCCGACGAGGTGTACGCGCAGGCGCACGCCTGGGCCGCGAAGCTGGCGCAGGGCCCCGCCCTCGCGCTGCGCGCCGCGAAGGAGGCCGTCGACACGGGCCTGGAGACGGACATCGACACGGGCCTGGCGATCGAACGGAACTGGTTCGCGGGCCTGTTCGCCACCGAGGACCGCGAGCGCGGGATGCGCAGCTTCGTGGAGGAGGGGCCGGGCAAGGCGAAGTTCCTCTGA
- a CDS encoding ATP-binding protein, translating to MPLAYDGGPSVRGPCPGAYSPGTAPSGAPGGHDGGMAGLEGMEQPRGDAHAAAARWSPTVEDEHALKALELYGNPTEAEVPLPSRPESAATARRLTQVVVLRHWGLTPKTTEDAVLLVSELVGNAVRHTGARVFGLRLHRRRGWIRVEVRDPSRGLPCLMPVQELDVSGRGLFLVDKLADRWGVDLLPRGKTTWFEMRVGDR from the coding sequence GTGCCGTTGGCATATGACGGTGGACCGTCGGTCCGCGGGCCGTGCCCGGGGGCGTATTCCCCGGGAACGGCCCCGTCGGGCGCTCCCGGCGGCCATGATGGGGGCATGGCGGGGCTGGAGGGTATGGAACAGCCGCGGGGAGACGCACATGCGGCCGCGGCGCGCTGGTCGCCGACCGTCGAGGACGAACACGCGCTGAAGGCGCTGGAGTTGTACGGCAACCCGACGGAGGCAGAGGTCCCGCTGCCGTCCCGCCCCGAGTCCGCGGCCACCGCCAGACGCCTCACCCAGGTCGTGGTCCTGCGCCACTGGGGGCTCACCCCCAAGACCACGGAGGACGCGGTCCTCCTCGTCTCCGAACTGGTCGGCAACGCCGTACGCCACACCGGCGCCCGCGTCTTCGGGCTGCGCCTGCACCGGCGCCGCGGCTGGATCCGCGTCGAGGTCCGCGACCCCTCCCGCGGGCTGCCGTGCCTGATGCCGGTGCAGGAGCTGGACGTCAGCGGCCGGGGCCTGTTCCTCGTCGACAAGCTGGCGGACCGCTGGGGCGTCGACCTGCTGCCCCGGGGGAAGACCACGTGGTTCGAGATGCGGGTCGGCGACCGCTGA
- a CDS encoding YncE family protein, translating into MHRHLIKSALVTGAALAVLAACGTGGERASEARGTKAAVPAPPEKKPVEGLPGMPPVLDPEDVYAADRPNKLSPVVKDFPSRVYVPNTESDTVSVIDPKTYEIIETIPVGRQPQHVVPSWDLKTLWVNNNRGHTLTPIDPKTGKAGKEVEVHDPYNLYFTPNGRYAVVMASLDRELVFRDPHTMERKKTVPVSCYGVNHADFSLDGRYFIVSCEFSGELLKVDTEKMKVVGQQRLPFEGAMPQDVKVSPDGKKFYIADMMAHGMWVLDGDTFTEPTLLPTGKGCHGLYVSRDSREMYVSNRGEGTISVFDFTQDKLTKKWELPDGGSPDMGGVSADGKVLWLSGRYDAEVYAIDTRTGTQLARIPVGSGPHGLAVYPQPGRYSLGHTGIFR; encoded by the coding sequence ATGCACCGTCACCTCATCAAGAGTGCCCTGGTCACGGGTGCCGCCCTCGCCGTCCTCGCCGCCTGCGGCACGGGCGGGGAGCGGGCCTCCGAGGCGCGCGGCACCAAGGCCGCCGTACCCGCCCCGCCCGAGAAGAAGCCCGTCGAGGGCCTGCCCGGCATGCCGCCCGTCCTCGACCCCGAGGACGTGTACGCGGCCGACCGCCCGAACAAGCTGTCCCCGGTGGTCAAGGACTTCCCGTCCCGCGTCTACGTGCCCAACACCGAGTCCGACACGGTCTCCGTCATCGACCCGAAGACGTACGAGATCATCGAGACGATCCCCGTGGGCCGGCAGCCCCAGCACGTCGTGCCCTCCTGGGACCTGAAGACGCTCTGGGTCAACAACAACCGCGGCCACACCCTCACCCCCATCGACCCCAAGACCGGCAAGGCGGGCAAGGAGGTCGAGGTCCACGACCCGTACAACCTCTACTTCACGCCCAACGGCAGGTACGCCGTCGTCATGGCCTCCCTCGACCGGGAGCTGGTCTTCCGCGACCCGCACACCATGGAGCGCAAGAAGACCGTCCCGGTCTCCTGCTACGGCGTCAACCACGCCGACTTCTCCCTCGACGGCCGCTACTTCATCGTCTCCTGCGAGTTCAGCGGCGAACTGCTCAAGGTCGACACCGAGAAGATGAAGGTCGTCGGACAGCAGCGGCTGCCGTTCGAGGGCGCCATGCCGCAGGACGTGAAGGTCTCGCCCGACGGCAAGAAGTTCTACATCGCCGACATGATGGCCCACGGCATGTGGGTCCTGGACGGCGACACGTTCACCGAGCCCACCCTGCTGCCCACCGGCAAGGGCTGCCACGGCCTGTACGTCAGCCGCGACTCCCGCGAGATGTACGTGTCCAACCGCGGCGAGGGCACGATCTCCGTCTTCGACTTCACCCAGGACAAGCTGACCAAGAAGTGGGAGCTGCCCGACGGCGGCAGCCCCGACATGGGCGGCGTCTCCGCCGACGGCAAGGTGCTCTGGCTCTCCGGCCGCTACGACGCCGAGGTGTACGCCATCGACACCCGCACCGGCACCCAGCTCGCCCGCATCCCCGTCGGCAGCGGCCCGCACGGCCTCGCGGTCTACCCGCAGCCCGGCCGCTACTCGCTCGGCCACACCGGCATCTTCCGGTGA
- a CDS encoding ADP-ribosyltransferase, giving the protein MITLRLRRRTTAAALCFTAVLTTTAAAPAQAPAKPTAPAKPAAPAPAACPVQFDDAIKAAADRRVDVDRITPDPSWRTTCGTLYRADGRGPSVVFEQGFHPKDVVNGQYDLEKYVLVNQPSPYVSTTYDHDLYKKWKSAFNYYVDAPGGIDVNKTIGDTHKWADQQEVAFPGGIARQYIIGVCPVDKRTRTEIMSECESNPHYEPWH; this is encoded by the coding sequence ATGATCACTCTTCGTCTGCGGCGGCGCACCACCGCCGCCGCCCTCTGCTTCACCGCCGTCCTCACGACCACGGCCGCCGCGCCCGCCCAGGCACCGGCCAAGCCGACGGCCCCCGCCAAGCCCGCGGCCCCCGCGCCGGCCGCCTGTCCCGTCCAGTTCGACGACGCGATCAAGGCCGCCGCCGACCGCCGTGTCGACGTCGACCGCATCACCCCCGACCCGTCCTGGCGGACCACCTGCGGCACGCTCTACCGCGCCGACGGCCGCGGCCCCTCCGTCGTCTTCGAGCAGGGCTTCCACCCCAAGGACGTCGTCAACGGCCAGTACGACCTGGAGAAGTACGTCCTGGTCAACCAGCCGTCCCCGTACGTGTCCACGACGTACGACCACGACCTCTACAAGAAGTGGAAGTCCGCCTTCAACTACTACGTCGACGCCCCGGGCGGCATCGACGTGAACAAGACCATCGGCGACACCCACAAATGGGCCGACCAGCAGGAGGTCGCCTTCCCCGGCGGCATCGCCCGGCAGTACATCATCGGCGTCTGCCCGGTGGACAAGCGGACCAGGACCGAGATCATGAGCGAGTGCGAGAGCAACCCGCACTACGAGCCGTGGCACTGA
- a CDS encoding GNAT family N-acetyltransferase, which produces MADTLRDILDAAARGVFPPADGGTTIVPQPSARDAGVLAFTAHSVVFTDEDPDWVRGSLTDTDCDRLAATMNARFLTALMDRTGRTSDTVDVLLTGAALPGEPPVRLTETEGSRHPRVLSARGRRDEVRVWEADGGVLALGRGVAGRWEVAVDVEEGARRRGLGRRLVESARHLVGGAPVWAQVAAGNARGLRAFQAAGYRPVGSEVLLSATARSAGCSRTRS; this is translated from the coding sequence GTGGCGGACACGCTGCGGGACATTCTCGACGCGGCGGCGCGGGGCGTCTTCCCGCCGGCCGACGGCGGTACGACGATCGTGCCGCAGCCCTCGGCCCGGGACGCGGGCGTCCTCGCCTTCACGGCGCACTCGGTCGTCTTCACCGACGAGGATCCTGACTGGGTGCGCGGGTCGCTGACCGACACCGACTGCGACCGGCTCGCGGCCACGATGAACGCCCGCTTCCTGACGGCCCTCATGGACCGGACGGGGCGTACGTCGGACACCGTCGACGTGCTGCTGACCGGCGCCGCGCTGCCCGGGGAACCGCCGGTCCGGCTGACGGAGACGGAGGGCTCCCGCCATCCGCGGGTGCTCTCCGCGCGCGGACGGCGTGACGAGGTGCGGGTGTGGGAGGCGGACGGCGGGGTGCTCGCCCTGGGCCGCGGGGTGGCCGGCCGGTGGGAGGTCGCGGTCGACGTCGAGGAGGGGGCGCGGCGGCGGGGGCTGGGCCGGCGGCTGGTGGAGTCGGCGCGGCACCTGGTCGGCGGGGCGCCCGTGTGGGCACAGGTGGCCGCCGGGAACGCCCGTGGGCTGCGGGCGTTCCAGGCGGCCGGTTACCGGCCCGTGGGCTCGGAGGTGCTGCTCAGTGCCACGGCTCGTAGTGCGGGTTGCTCTCGCACTCGCTCATGA
- a CDS encoding MerR family transcriptional regulator: MTDDGTGLLTIGALARATGLTVRTIRYWSDEGALPPVARSEGGYRLYDAASVARLELIRTLRELGLGLADVRRVLAGETTVARVAAAHVVALDAQIRSLKVTRAVLSTVAKRGSDAEEMTVVNKLARLSAAERRRILEEFVDEVFHGLDTADPVIRERMRNTAADLPEEPTPEQVDAWLELAEMLQDPGFRAEMRKVAEFNAADHGHTTPAGASLWFSRRLVQLGASARERGIAPDSPEAAEVLRELLGGADPATVLERLRSHATDRVARYRELMAVVNGSGPQAAYREEFAWVVAALEVRAGG, from the coding sequence ATGACCGACGACGGCACCGGACTGCTCACCATCGGCGCACTGGCCCGGGCCACCGGACTGACCGTGCGCACCATCCGCTACTGGTCCGACGAGGGCGCCCTGCCCCCGGTGGCCCGGTCCGAGGGCGGCTACCGGCTGTACGACGCCGCCTCCGTGGCCCGGCTGGAGCTGATCCGGACGCTGCGCGAGCTCGGCCTGGGCCTCGCGGACGTCCGCCGGGTGCTGGCCGGCGAGACGACCGTCGCGCGGGTCGCGGCCGCGCACGTGGTCGCGCTGGACGCGCAGATCAGGTCCCTGAAGGTGACGCGTGCGGTGCTGTCGACGGTCGCGAAGCGGGGTTCCGACGCGGAGGAGATGACGGTGGTCAACAAACTGGCACGACTGTCGGCGGCCGAGCGGCGGCGCATCCTGGAGGAGTTCGTGGACGAGGTGTTCCACGGGCTGGACACGGCGGACCCGGTGATCCGCGAACGCATGCGGAACACCGCCGCCGACCTGCCCGAGGAGCCCACGCCCGAGCAGGTGGACGCCTGGCTGGAACTGGCCGAGATGCTCCAGGACCCCGGCTTCCGGGCCGAGATGCGCAAGGTCGCCGAGTTCAACGCGGCGGACCACGGCCACACCACGCCCGCCGGGGCGTCCCTGTGGTTCTCCCGCCGGCTCGTCCAGCTGGGAGCCTCGGCCCGCGAGCGCGGCATCGCCCCCGACTCGCCCGAGGCGGCCGAGGTGCTGCGCGAGCTGCTGGGCGGTGCCGACCCCGCGACCGTGCTGGAACGGCTGCGGTCGCACGCCACCGACCGGGTCGCCCGCTACCGGGAGTTGATGGCCGTCGTGAACGGGTCCGGGCCACAGGCGGCGTACCGCGAGGAGTTCGCCTGGGTGGTCGCCGCGCTGGAGGTCCGGGCGGGCGGTTAA
- a CDS encoding EF-hand domain-containing protein: MADIEEARKQFERIDTDGDGFITAAEFKTALARSGDWNVTESVAEVVIKARDLDGDKKLSFDEFWAYLNK, encoded by the coding sequence GTGGCGGACATCGAGGAAGCACGCAAGCAGTTCGAGCGGATCGATACGGACGGTGACGGATTCATCACCGCTGCCGAGTTCAAGACCGCCCTGGCCCGGTCGGGCGACTGGAACGTCACCGAGTCGGTCGCCGAGGTCGTCATCAAGGCCCGCGACCTCGACGGCGACAAGAAGCTGAGCTTCGACGAGTTCTGGGCCTACCTGAACAAGTAA